From Candidatus Omnitrophota bacterium, one genomic window encodes:
- a CDS encoding class I SAM-dependent methyltransferase: MNLNELKYFQKMQLKCFDTTALPMSVLLKSILVKVRRKTWGKLLDKRSRLVWTVDMVSDAVGPFANIRDYKERKAIRSILDRIDKEYPINSACEVGCGYGRLIMVMEEYAKRVVGFEREQHLVDIAKELLPAIDFCKIDSLDKLSGFGKCQFDFVMTCTVLQHLTDDLCKAVLEEIKRIAPKGHILLIEKAEDNFTTKNVTDGDSFISRARSVETYGSWMAPYKLVSVTKRSVEPGYFNPNVGECMLFKSPLL; encoded by the coding sequence ATGAACCTGAACGAACTTAAGTATTTCCAGAAAATGCAGCTGAAATGTTTCGATACCACAGCGCTGCCAATGAGCGTGCTTCTTAAGTCTATATTGGTGAAGGTTCGCAGGAAGACGTGGGGCAAGCTGCTGGACAAGAGATCCCGCCTTGTATGGACGGTGGATATGGTGAGCGACGCCGTAGGTCCTTTCGCGAATATCCGAGACTACAAGGAGAGAAAGGCTATACGTTCGATCCTTGACAGGATCGACAAGGAATATCCGATCAATTCAGCGTGCGAAGTCGGGTGCGGCTACGGACGGCTTATCATGGTGATGGAAGAGTATGCCAAGAGAGTGGTCGGTTTTGAGCGGGAGCAGCACCTGGTCGATATAGCCAAAGAGCTGCTGCCCGCCATAGATTTTTGCAAAATTGATTCGTTGGACAAGCTTTCAGGTTTCGGTAAATGCCAGTTCGATTTTGTGATGACTTGCACAGTCCTTCAGCATCTTACGGATGACCTGTGCAAGGCAGTCTTGGAAGAGATAAAGCGGATAGCCCCTAAGGGGCATATCCTGCTGATCGAGAAGGCAGAGGATAACTTTACTACTAAGAATGTTACGGATGGTGATTCGTTCATAAGCAGGGCCCGCAGTGTGGAAACATACGGCAGCTGGATGGCCCCTTACAAACTCGTCTCTGTTACTAAGCGTTCGGTAGAGCCGGGCTACTTTAATCCAAATGTGGGCGAATGCATGTTGTTCAAAAGCCCGCTTCTTTAA